Genomic window (Enterobacteriaceae bacterium 4M9):
AGTAACAGGAAGGCAAATCGCGAAGTGTGAAGCAGGCCAGGCCGTGCAGGCCTGCCTGAGAAATCAGAAAGAAATCAGAAAATATGCTGCCAGAGCAGCGCCACCCAGACGAATACGGCAAGCATAATAGACAGCAGCACCGCGGCAGAGCCCATATCCTTGGCGCGCCCTGACAGTTCGTGGAAGTCGCTGCCGATGCGGTCAACCACTGCTTCAATGGCGCTGTTTAAAATTTCGACAATCATCACCAGCACCACAGAGCCAATGAGCAGTACGCGGGTGACGGTATCCACATCCAGCCAACAGGCGATAATAATAGCGATAACCGCCGCAATGCCTTCCTGGCGAAAAGCCGCTTCGTTACGCCAGGCAGCGGTAAACCCCTTCCAGGAGTAGCCTGCGGCTTTGATGATTCGGATAAACCCGGTGTTATTATTAGCCATGAAAGGAAACCTTTTTAAAAAATAAGCGTCAATGCCAGAGCGCTTCGATTATAGTGGCACCACAGAAATTCCGCGCTGCATCTGATATTCTTGCAGTGCATTTGGATGATTAACCAGAGGCTTTACATCATTTATGTCAGGCTGGTCCCGATTTTTATACACACTGCTTAATTTACCATTAAGCATCCTGGTCAAGAGCAAATCCATTCCGGCCGATCCGTGCGCGGAGCTGGGTCTGGATACCTCGCGCCCTATTATGTACGTTCTGCCTTACAATTCGAAGGCAGATTTGCTGACGCTGCGTAACCGCTG
Coding sequences:
- a CDS encoding diacylglycerol kinase, producing the protein MANNNTGFIRIIKAAGYSWKGFTAAWRNEAAFRQEGIAAVIAIIIACWLDVDTVTRVLLIGSVVLVMIVEILNSAIEAVVDRIGSDFHELSGRAKDMGSAAVLLSIMLAVFVWVALLWQHIF